ATGCAATAGATATGGGATGTGTCCTAAGAACCTGTCATGAACCCTTACTAGGTGGTCAATAATAAGAAAACTCCATATTAGTTGATAAATCAAATTACCAATCAAGATGAAGTTAAGTATTTTCCGCTGGGTAAGAAACTCCTTTGAACAAAAGGCAACCCCAAAGAATATTTGAAAAATACACCATGTGAACCCATTAGGTCCAGAATCTAAACCCCAAAGATACTCTAGTACAGGTGGAAAATACATCAGACTCATACCTAAAGTTATCAAACCGAAAATTCGAAGATAAGTGTGCAGAAAAACACACCCTCCTTTTTCTGATAAATTTTCCATTTTAACTATTAGTATAGATTAATTAGGGATCCTTAATCCAACAATTCTCCTGTTAGCGTAACTAGACTGCCTATACCATGCCAGTAGCGTCTAAGTTAAGTCTTGAACTATAGTTCCCTTTTGCCGCGAAGCAAAACTCCTCCAAAGTTAATGACTCTCAATCGGACGATTTACCGATTTCATGCACGTTGCCAAACGGATCAACGAAAGCAGCATATCGCCCTTCAGTAGGTTCTTCTCATGCGGCAATATACACTGTGAGCCGTGACCAACCCAAATATCACACAATATATTATGGGTAGTAAGTTTGAACTGAACTCCTTTAACACGTTTGACATAAGAACTAGCTTCGGAGGTCTTCTATGCGTAAATATAGGAACGGAGCGATGAAAAGCAAAATAGTTCGAAGAAAAATAATTAATTTCGCGCGATCTCATAAAGGCAAGCTTCTCTACATTTTTGGTGAGAAGGACATTGATCTCGGTTATGGCGATTGCTCAGGCTTTTGCAGATATGTGATTATTAAGACCACTGGTATCGACATTGGTGACAAAACTTCGCATCAGGTAAAGCACGGCAAAAAAATTCCCAAGAGCGAAGCACGTACTGGCGATATCATTTTTTTTAAGAATATGTACAGAAAAGGTGTATCCCATGTCGGAATTGTTACGAGACCCGGTTATTTTATTGGACTTCAATTTAGAAAAGGCTGTCAAGAGGAATGTTACCTTAACGGATACTGGAAAATAAAATTTATGCAAATAAGAAGAATAATAGGCCTATCAACAAGTGAGAGAGGGATGCTTAAGATGGCGGATAATAAAGTTTCAACTTCCAAACACCGAAATTTAGTAGTAAATGTATACGTGGTGACGAGTACCGGTAATTCAATCAAGGATGCAATAATTAAAAGGGATTTAAACCAGGCAAGCAAAATATGGGAATCCAGTGGAATCACATTCCGTTTAAAATCCATTACCAGACATACAGATGAATCCTATAGATTTAAAGATGGTGAGTTTTTGGGCGGCATTTTCTTAAACAAACAACCAAAAAAAGTACAAAAATTAATAAAATACAGCCCCACAGGCAGTACCCGAAAAGATGTGGTAGTCATTTATTTGACATCCAAATCCTTTAAGGATATTGGGGCGAACAGAAAAACAACTGGGGCAATTTATTTTTATGGTAAAAAATTAGGCCCGAGAGTGGCAACCATTCTACTTGCTACTAATACAAGGGAACGCACACAGATGCTGGCGCATGAATTA
This portion of the Cohnella abietis genome encodes:
- a CDS encoding C40 family peptidase, encoding MKSKIVRRKIINFARSHKGKLLYIFGEKDIDLGYGDCSGFCRYVIIKTTGIDIGDKTSHQVKHGKKIPKSEARTGDIIFFKNMYRKGVSHVGIVTRPGYFIGLQFRKGCQEECYLNGYWKIKFMQIRRIIGLSTSERGMLKMADNKVSTSKHRNLVVNVYVVTSTGNSIKDAIIKRDLNQASKIWESSGITFRLKSITRHTDESYRFKDGEFLGGIFLNKQPKKVQKLIKYSPTGSTRKDVVVIYLTSKSFKDIGANRKTTGAIYFYGKKLGPRVATILLATNTRERTQMLAHELGHALFVNPLTGRSINPSRTIDPKETSHDLDKKNLMYPKPPSKPVINQTQRDRAKKSTLIRIVS